One part of the Malus sylvestris chromosome 2, drMalSylv7.2, whole genome shotgun sequence genome encodes these proteins:
- the LOC126611735 gene encoding putative disease resistance RPP13-like protein 1, whose product MDAEAFLSASIQRLRNKLASTEFMDLFRGLKLDHSLLGELQLSFLTLDAVLDDAEEKQIENYTVRAWLRELRHAVFDAEDLVDEIDAEGLRRKVEAEYQTKKTHVWNFLSDSLSPSYRGVNGRIQKTYERLDFLAKQKDVLSLKERAVRGSVSSQSPTTPFVVEDIFGRDEDKEELKTLLLSDDASSGDISVIPIVGMGGVGKTTLAELLYNDEKIKEYFDVKAWACVSEDFDAVRVTKNLLGSITSEPREILDMSLLQVELSEQVRGKKFLFVLDDLWNENSNDWDLVRAPFTFGARGSKVIVTTRYANVASIVHTVPIHYMKPWSDKDCWLLLAKHAFRNENSRVHPDLEEIGKQIASKCNGLPLAAKALGGLLGFKVGYKEWSHILNNNLWMRSYNFDLEQKTFEIIDHLAKQKDVLGLKESVVRGNISLRTPTARSAEDIYGRDEDKEKLKTLLLTDDASSGDISVIPIVGMDGVGKTTLAQLLYNDNRVKEYFDVRAWVRVSQDFDPVRVTKTLFESIASKPVGNLDMILLQEEFREQVRGKKFLFVLDDLQNGNYNDWNFLQAPFTYGARGSRVIVTTRSTIVASLVHTVSIYHLPQLSKECCWLLLAKHAFGNENPNSYPELEGIGKQLALKCFGMPSAARTLGGLLQCSTDVNEWNRILNSLQLIHDDNLVALRLSYHYLPTHLKQCFAYCSIFPRDYEFKKEDVALLWMAEGLIPQSGDGKRMEEVAMQYFDELLSRCLFQRSGIKSSVFRMHDLINDLSMFVSKEICYRLEAEESKEVPERVRHISYIKEEFDIAPKFESLNRAKCLRTFLPLESYRHRQNFISERIPQDLLPAIRSLRVLSLSGYKNVTKLPKSIGNLISLRYINLSHTGIRRLPDRICTLYNLQTLLLSHCSSLIELPADMQKLINLRHVDISGTNIKDMPLRMGRLKSLRKLTTFVVGKSTGSSIRELGELPYIEGKLSILKLQDGVDAEDALQANLKDKKGLKELTLGWRDDARICKEYHNDKDVLDKLQPPINLEKLTIKFYVRNRFPSWLGDSSFSHVQFMRLSQCSCLSLPSLGQLPALRGLFIGGMNFLATVGPQFYGDGSSLIQPFQSLEKLIFMEMPEWEDWLPSGGQSSVFPHLKELVLKKCPKLRGNLPNHLPSLRKLCVSGCGVLHERATTTFNVELQQFFEELTLDGCPFLLSLLGKEFLTSLQKLEIGNIVNLEGLLNNMVHNSNHLQKLEYLELSILDVVS is encoded by the coding sequence atggatGCAGAGGCCTTTCTCTCTGCTTCAATCCAGAGGCTCCGCAACAAGCTTGCTTCTACCGAGTTCATGGACTTGTTCCGTGGCCTAAAACTTGATCATTCACTCCTGGGGGAACTGCAGCTGTCTTTTTTGACCCTTGATGCAGTGCTTGATGATGCAGAGGAGAAGCAGATTGAGAACTATACTGTGAGAGCGTGGCTTAGAGAGCTTAGACATGCAGTCTTCGATGCAGAGGACCTAGTGGATGAGATTGATGCTGAAGGTTTGCGTCGCAAGGTGGAAGCTGAATACCAAACTAAGAAAACCCATGTGTGGAATTTTCTTTCTGATTCTCTTAGTCCTTCTTATCGAGGAGTGAATGGTAGGATTCAAAAGACTTATGAGAGATTAGATTTCCTTGCAAAACAGAAAGATGTTCTCAGTTTGAAAGAACGTGCTGTTAGAGGGAGTGTTTCGTCACAGAGTCCAACAACTCCCTTTGTTGTCGAGGATATTTTTGGTAGGGATGAAGACAAAGAGGAGTTGAAAACACTGTTGCTATCTGATGATGCAAGTAGCGGTGATATATCTGTAATCCCCATAGTTGGGATGGGCGGTGTCGGCAAGACAACCCTTGCTGAGCTTCTTTACAatgatgaaaaaataaaagagtatTTTGATGTCAAAGCTTGGGCCTGTGTTTCTGAAGATTTTGATGCTGTTAGGGTAACTAAAAACCTTCTCGGGTCAATTACTTCAGAACCTCGCGAGATTTTAGATATGAGCTTGCTTCAAGTTGAACTTAGCGAACAAGTGAGGGGGAAAAAGTTTCTATTTGTGTTGGATGACCTTTGGAATGAGAACTCTAATGATTGGGATCTTGTACGGGCTCCTTTTACTTTTGGGGCGAGGGGAAGTAAGGTCATAGTGACAACAAGGTACGCAAATGTCGCATCCATTGTGCATACTGTTCCTATTCACTACATGAAACCTTGGTCAGATAAAGATTGTTGGTTGTTACTTGCAAAACATGCATTTAGAAATGAAAATTCTCGTGTGCATCCAGACTTGGAAGAAATTGGTAAGCAAATTGCAAGCAAGTGCAATGGTCTTCCTTTAGCTGCAAAAGCACTTGGGGGTCTCTTAGGTTTTAAAGTAGGTTACAAGGAATGGAGTCACATATTGAACAACAATCTTTGGATGAGATCCTATAATTTTGATTTGGAGCAGAAGACATTTGAGATAATAGATCACCTTGCAAAACAGAAAGATGTCCTTGGTTTGAAAGAAAGTGTTGTTAGAGGGAATATTTCACTACGAACTCCAACAGCTCGCTCTGCTGAGGATATTTATGGCAGGGATGAAGACAAAGAGAAGTTGAAAACACTGTTGCTAACTGATGATGCAAGTAGCGGTGATATATCTGTAATCCCCATAGTTGGGATGGACGGTGTTGGCAAGACAACCCTTGCTCAGCTCCTTTACAATGACAACAGAGTGAAAGAGTATTTTGATGTTAGAGCTTGGGTACGTGTTTCCCAAGATTTTGATCCTGTTAGGGTAACAAAAACCCTTTTCGAGTCAATTGCTTCAAAACCTGTTGGAAATTTAGATATGATATTGCTTCAAGAAGAATTTAGGGAACAAGTAAGGGGGAAAAAGTTTCTATTTGTGTTGGATGACCTTCAGAATGGCAACTATAATGATTGGAATTTTCTCCAAGCTCCTTTCACTTATGGGGCAAGGGGAAGTAGGGTCATTGTGACAACAAGGAGCACAATTGTGGCGTCCCTCGTGCACACCGTATCTATTTACCACTTACCACAACTGTCAAAAGAATGTTGTTGGTTGTTACTTGCAAAACATGCATTTGGAAATGAAAACCCCAATTCATATCCAGAATTGGAAGGAATAGGTAAGCAACTTGCACTTAAGTGCTTCGGTATGCCTTCAGCTGCAAGAACACTAGGTGGCCTCTTGCAATGCAGTACAGATGTTAACGAATGGAACCGCATATTAAATAGCTTGCAGCTAATCCACGACGATAATCTCGTGGCTCTTAGATTGAGCTACCATTATCTCCCAACTCATTTAAAGCAGTGCTTTGCTTATTGTTCAATCTTTCCACGCGATTACGAGTTCAAAAAGGAAGATGTGGCTTTACTTTGGATGGCAGAAGGTTTAATTCCTCAATCTGGAGATGGGAAAAGAATGGAAGAGGTGGCTATGCAATATTTTGATGAGCTATTATCCCGATGCCTGTTTCAAAGGTCAGGAATTAAGTCGTCAGTTTTCAGAATGCATGATCTCATTAATGATTTGTCTATGTTCGTGTCAAAAGAAATTTGCTACAGACTAGAAGCGGAGGAATCAAAGGAAGTTCCTGAACGAGTTCGTCATATTTCTTATATTAAAGAAGAATTTGATATTGCCCCGAAATTTGAGTCATTAAACAGAGCTAAGTGTTTGCGGACCTTCCTACCTTTGGAATCATATAGGCATCGGCAAAATTTTATCAGTGAAAGGATTCCACAAGATTTGTTGCCAGCAATAAGAAGTTTGCGGGTGTTATCATTGTCAGGTTATAAAAATGTCACTAAGTTGCCGAAGTCAATTGGTAATCTCATAAGTTTGCGTTATATCAATCTCTCCCACACTGGAATCAGAAGGCTACCTGATAGAATATGCACTCTCTACAATCTGCAGACTTTACTGTTATCGCACTGTTCCTCTCTCATTGAATTGCCTGCAGATATGCAAAAGTTGATTAATCTGCGACATGTTGATATTAGTGGAACTAACATAAAGGACATGCCATTGCGGATGGGTAGATTAAAAAGTCTGAGAAAATTGACCACTTTCGTTGTGGGTAAATCTACTGGGTCAAGCATCAGAGAATTGGGGGAGCTTCCATATATTGAGGGAAAACTTTCTATTTTGAAGCTACAAGATGGTGTCGATGCTGAGGATGCTTTGCAGGCCAATTTGAAGGATAAGAAAGGTCTCAAGGAGTTAACATTGGGGTGGAGAGATGATGCCCGAATTTGTAAGGAGTACCACAATGACAAAGATGTACTTGACAAGCTCCAGCCGCCCATAAATTTGGAAAAACTAACCATCAAATTCTATGTTAGAAACCGCTTCCCCAGTTGGTTGGGAGACTCGTCATTCTCTCATGTACAATTCATGCGTCTTAGTCAATGTAGTTGTCTGTCCTTGCCATCACTTGGGCAGCTGCCAGCTCTCAGAGGGCTCTTTATAGGGGGGATGAATTTTCTTGCAACAGTAGGTCCTCAGTTCTATGGCGACGGATCTTCTCTAATTCAACCATTCCAGAGTCTGGAGAAGTTGATCTTTATGGAGATGCCGGAGTGGGAGGACTGGCTACCAAGTGGAGGACAGAGTTCAGTCTTTCCTCATCTCAAGGAGCTGGTTTTAAAAAAGTGTCCCAAGCTGAGAGGAAACTTGCCTAATCATCTTCCTTCCTTGAGAAAACTATGTGTGTCCGGCTGTGGGGTTTTACATGAAAGGGCCACCACTACCTTTAATGTGGAGTTGCAACAATTTTTTGAAGAATTAACTCTAGATGGGTGCCCATTTCTGTTATCATTACTGGGTAAAGAGTTCCTGACCTCACTTCAGAAACTTGAGATTGGAAATATTGTCAATTTAGAGGGTTTGCTCAATAACATGGTGCACAACAGCAATCATCTTCAAAAGTTGGAGTATTTGGAATTGTCCATTCTTGACGTTGTTTCCTAG